One genomic region from Salipiger sp. CCB-MM3 encodes:
- the proS gene encoding proline--tRNA ligase gives MRLSRYFLPVLKETPSEAQIVSHRYMLRAGMIKQSSAGIYSWLPLGFKVLRKIEDIIHEEQKRAGHIPMLMPTIQSADLWRESGRYDDYGEEMLRIRDRHDRDMLFTPTAEELITDIFRSHVGSYKDLPLTLYQIQWKFRDEIRPRFGVMRGREFYMKDGYNFDLTKEDALHAYNRHLVSYLRTYERMGLQAIPMRADSGPIGGDDTHEFLVLAETGESEVFYDSQITELKFGDREIDYDSVEQCQAVLEEFTSRYARTDETHDEAVFAEVPEERRRTARGIEVGQIFYFGTKYSEPMGATVADKDGNQVPVHMGSHGIGVSRLLGAIIEASHDDKGIIWPEGVTPFHCGIVNLKQGDGEADAACESLYAALSALGLEPLYDDRAERAGAKFATMDLIGLPWRITVGPRGLKNGVVELTSRRTGESEELAPEAAVDRIAQIYGVAAKG, from the coding sequence ATGCGTCTGAGCCGTTATTTCCTGCCCGTTCTGAAAGAAACGCCTTCCGAGGCGCAGATCGTCTCGCACCGCTACATGCTGCGCGCCGGCATGATCAAACAATCGAGCGCTGGCATCTATTCGTGGCTGCCGCTGGGCTTCAAAGTGCTGCGCAAGATCGAGGACATCATCCACGAAGAGCAGAAGCGCGCCGGCCACATCCCGATGCTGATGCCGACGATCCAGTCGGCGGACCTGTGGCGCGAGAGCGGCCGCTACGACGATTACGGCGAGGAAATGCTGCGCATCCGCGACCGGCACGACCGCGACATGCTGTTCACGCCCACCGCCGAAGAGCTGATCACCGATATCTTCCGCAGCCACGTCGGCAGCTACAAGGACCTGCCGCTGACGCTGTACCAGATCCAGTGGAAGTTCCGCGACGAGATCCGCCCGCGCTTTGGCGTGATGCGGGGCCGCGAGTTCTACATGAAGGACGGCTACAACTTCGACCTGACCAAGGAAGACGCGCTGCACGCCTACAACCGTCACCTTGTCAGCTACCTGCGCACGTATGAGCGCATGGGCCTGCAGGCGATCCCGATGCGCGCCGACAGCGGCCCGATTGGCGGCGACGACACCCACGAGTTCCTCGTGCTGGCGGAAACCGGCGAGTCGGAAGTGTTCTATGACAGCCAGATCACCGAGCTGAAGTTCGGCGACCGCGAGATCGACTACGATTCGGTCGAGCAGTGTCAGGCCGTGCTCGAAGAGTTCACCTCGCGCTACGCCCGCACCGACGAGACCCACGACGAGGCAGTCTTTGCCGAGGTCCCCGAAGAGCGCCGCCGCACCGCGCGCGGCATCGAGGTCGGCCAGATCTTCTACTTCGGCACCAAATACTCCGAGCCGATGGGCGCCACCGTTGCCGACAAGGACGGCAATCAGGTGCCCGTGCACATGGGCTCGCACGGCATCGGCGTGTCGCGTCTGCTGGGCGCGATCATCGAAGCCAGCCACGACGACAAGGGCATCATCTGGCCCGAGGGCGTCACCCCCTTCCACTGCGGCATCGTCAACCTCAAGCAGGGCGACGGTGAGGCGGATGCGGCCTGCGAGTCGCTCTACGCCGCGCTCTCCGCGCTGGGGCTGGAGCCGCTCTATGACGACCGTGCCGAGCGTGCGGGTGCCAAATTCGCCACCATGGACCTCATCGGCCTGCCGTGGCGCATCACCGTCGGCCCGCGCGGGCTGAAGAACGGCGTCGTCGAACTGACTTCGCGCCGTACCGGCGAGAGCGAGGAATTGGCGCCCGAGGCCGCCGTGGACCGCATCGCGCAAATCTACGGCGTTGCCGCCAAGGGCTGA
- a CDS encoding alpha-hydroxy acid oxidase produces MPVITEIEDLKRIYRRRVPKMFYDYCESGSWTEQTFRENSSDFDDLYLRQRVAIDMTGRSTATQMIGQDVAMPVALAPVGMTGMQHADGEIHAARAAEKFGVPYCLSTMSICSIEDVAENTSKPFWMQVYTLKDDDYMKRLFDRAKDAKCSAAVITVDLQMLGQRHKDLKNGLSAPPKLTPKSVANMMTKVPWGLEMLQTKRRFFGNIVGHAKGVTDPSSLTTWTAQSFDQALDWDRIREFRKMWDGPLIIKGIIDPRDALEACNVGADAIVVSNHGGRQLDGALSSIRALAPIMDAVGDKIEVHLDSGIRSGQDVLKAVAMGAKGCWIGRAYIYGLGAMGEAGVTRALEVIHKELDVSMALCGRTDVTTVDRDILMIPKGFSGDWEE; encoded by the coding sequence ATGCCGGTGATCACAGAGATCGAGGACCTCAAACGCATCTATCGGCGCAGGGTGCCGAAGATGTTCTACGACTATTGCGAGTCGGGCAGCTGGACAGAGCAGACCTTCCGCGAGAACAGCTCGGATTTCGACGATCTCTATCTGCGCCAGCGCGTCGCCATCGACATGACCGGCCGCAGCACCGCGACGCAGATGATCGGTCAGGACGTGGCGATGCCGGTGGCGCTGGCTCCGGTGGGCATGACCGGGATGCAGCACGCCGACGGCGAGATCCACGCCGCGCGCGCGGCCGAGAAATTCGGCGTGCCCTATTGCCTGTCGACCATGTCGATCTGCTCAATCGAGGATGTCGCCGAAAACACCTCCAAACCGTTCTGGATGCAGGTCTATACGCTCAAGGACGACGACTACATGAAGCGGCTCTTCGACCGCGCCAAAGACGCCAAATGCTCGGCGGCGGTGATCACGGTTGACCTGCAGATGCTGGGCCAGCGTCACAAGGACCTGAAGAACGGCCTGTCGGCCCCGCCCAAGCTGACCCCGAAGTCGGTCGCCAACATGATGACCAAAGTGCCGTGGGGGCTGGAGATGCTGCAGACCAAGCGGCGCTTCTTCGGCAATATCGTCGGCCATGCCAAAGGCGTGACCGACCCGTCGTCGTTGACCACATGGACGGCGCAGAGCTTTGATCAGGCGCTCGACTGGGACCGCATCCGCGAGTTCCGCAAGATGTGGGACGGCCCGCTGATCATCAAGGGCATCATCGACCCGCGCGACGCTTTGGAGGCCTGCAACGTCGGGGCCGACGCCATCGTGGTGTCGAACCACGGCGGGCGGCAGCTTGACGGCGCGCTCAGCTCGATCCGCGCGCTGGCGCCGATCATGGACGCGGTGGGTGACAAGATCGAAGTGCATCTCGACAGCGGCATCCGCTCGGGGCAGGACGTGCTGAAGGCCGTCGCCATGGGCGCCAAGGGCTGCTGGATCGGGCGCGCCTATATCTACGGGCTGGGCGCTATGGGCGAGGCCGGGGTCACCCGTGCGCTCGAAGTGATCCACAAGGAACTGGATGTGTCGATGGCGCTTTGCGGGCGCACCGACGTCACCACCGTGGACCGCGATATCCTGATGATACCCAAGGGATTTTCCGGCGACTGGGAAGAATAA
- the trpB gene encoding tryptophan synthase subunit beta, whose protein sequence is MDDLVNSFMTGPDEKGRFGIYGGRFVSETLMPLILELEEQYERAKTDQSFWDEMDFLWKHYVGRPSPLYHAERLSEQLGGAKVYFKRDELNHTGAHKINNVLGQIILAKRMGKTRIIAETGAGQHGVATATVCAKFGLKCVVYMGAHDVERQQPNVFRMRLLGAEVVPVTSGRGTLKDAMNDALRDWVTNVRDTFYCIGTVAGPHPYPAMVRDFQSIIGKETKEQIMEAEGRLPDTIIAAIGGGSNAMGLFYPFLDDKDVKIIGVEAGGKGVNEKMEHCASLTGGRPGVLHGNRTYLLQDDDGQILEGFSISAGLDYPGIGPEHAWLHDTGRAEYVAITDKEALEAFQLSCSAEGIIPALEPSHALAHVMKIAPDLPKDHIIVMNMCGRGDKDIFAVAKHLGVDIA, encoded by the coding sequence ATGGACGATCTGGTCAATTCCTTCATGACAGGCCCCGACGAGAAGGGCCGCTTCGGCATCTACGGCGGGCGTTTCGTGTCCGAGACCCTCATGCCGCTCATCCTCGAGCTTGAGGAGCAATATGAGCGCGCCAAGACCGACCAGAGTTTCTGGGACGAGATGGACTTCCTGTGGAAGCACTACGTTGGCCGTCCCTCGCCGCTGTATCACGCCGAGCGCCTGTCCGAGCAGCTGGGCGGCGCCAAGGTCTATTTCAAGCGCGACGAGCTGAACCACACCGGCGCGCATAAGATCAACAACGTGCTCGGCCAGATCATCCTCGCCAAGCGCATGGGCAAGACAAGGATCATCGCCGAGACCGGCGCCGGTCAGCACGGCGTGGCCACCGCGACCGTCTGCGCCAAGTTCGGCCTGAAGTGCGTGGTCTACATGGGCGCGCATGACGTCGAGCGTCAGCAGCCCAACGTCTTCCGCATGCGCCTGCTGGGCGCCGAAGTGGTTCCCGTGACCTCTGGCCGCGGCACGCTGAAGGATGCGATGAACGACGCGCTGCGCGACTGGGTGACCAATGTGCGCGACACGTTCTATTGCATCGGCACGGTGGCGGGCCCGCACCCGTACCCGGCCATGGTCCGCGATTTCCAGTCGATCATCGGCAAGGAAACCAAAGAGCAGATTATGGAGGCCGAGGGCCGTCTGCCCGACACGATCATCGCCGCCATCGGCGGCGGCTCGAACGCCATGGGCCTGTTCTACCCGTTCCTCGACGACAAGGACGTGAAGATCATCGGCGTCGAGGCGGGCGGCAAGGGCGTCAACGAGAAGATGGAGCATTGCGCCTCGCTGACTGGCGGTCGCCCCGGCGTGCTGCATGGCAACCGCACCTATCTGCTGCAGGATGACGACGGGCAGATCCTCGAGGGCTTTTCGATCTCGGCCGGTCTCGACTATCCGGGCATCGGGCCGGAGCACGCTTGGCTGCATGACACTGGCCGCGCCGAATATGTGGCGATCACCGACAAGGAAGCGCTCGAGGCGTTCCAGCTGTCGTGCTCGGCCGAGGGCATCATTCCGGCGCTGGAGCCGAGCCATGCGCTCGCCCATGTGATGAAGATCGCGCCGGATCTGCCCAAGGACCACATCATCGTCATGAACATGTGCGGGCGGGGCGACAAGGACATCTTTGCCGTCGCCAAGCACCTCGGCGTCGACATCGCCTGA
- a CDS encoding chromosomal replication initiator DnaA: MTLPQQLPLPLPVRAALGLEDYFVSGSNALAVALLDGWQSWPSGKLILVGPAGAGKTHLAHVWAADCGATILPAAALPQVDIPDLAEGPVCIEDVPQIAGDRPAEEALFHLHNLALAQHQPLLLTAQTAPKHWQLSLPDLCSRMEGTQTATLPEPDDALLAAVLAKLLADRHCVPAPDVIPYLLRHMRRSFGMAQKVAAALDAGALGRPKGMTRTLAREILLAVDPRA; this comes from the coding sequence ATGACCCTGCCTCAGCAGCTTCCTCTGCCCCTGCCGGTCCGCGCCGCGCTGGGGCTCGAGGACTATTTCGTCTCGGGTTCAAACGCGCTTGCCGTCGCGCTGCTCGACGGCTGGCAGAGCTGGCCCTCGGGCAAGCTGATCCTCGTCGGCCCCGCCGGTGCGGGAAAGACCCATCTTGCCCATGTGTGGGCGGCTGACTGCGGCGCGACGATCCTGCCCGCCGCGGCGCTGCCGCAGGTGGATATTCCCGATCTGGCCGAAGGTCCGGTCTGCATCGAGGACGTGCCGCAAATCGCCGGGGACCGCCCCGCCGAAGAGGCGCTGTTCCATCTGCACAACCTTGCGCTGGCGCAGCACCAGCCGCTGCTTCTGACCGCACAGACCGCGCCCAAGCATTGGCAGCTATCCCTGCCCGATCTCTGCTCGCGCATGGAAGGCACCCAGACCGCCACCCTGCCCGAGCCCGACGACGCGCTGCTTGCCGCGGTTCTGGCGAAGCTTCTGGCGGACCGCCACTGCGTGCCCGCCCCCGATGTGATCCCCTATCTGCTGCGCCACATGCGCCGCAGCTTCGGCATGGCCCAGAAAGTTGCCGCCGCGCTCGACGCGGGCGCGCTCGGCCGCCCCAAGGGCATGACGCGCACTCTGGCCCGCGAGATTCTGCTGGCTGTCGATCCCCGCGCGTGA
- a CDS encoding DUF2237 family protein — MQKDKAINVLGELLHPCSVDPMTGYFRDGHCNTCTEDSGSHTVCAVMTAEFLAYSKYVGNDLSTPRPGLRFPGLKPGDQWCLCALRFLQAHDEGCAPKVQLDSTHQRALEVVSLDILEQHKAD; from the coding sequence ATGCAGAAAGACAAGGCGATCAACGTTCTGGGCGAACTGCTACACCCTTGCTCGGTCGACCCAATGACCGGCTATTTCCGCGACGGGCACTGCAACACCTGCACCGAGGATTCCGGCAGCCACACGGTCTGCGCCGTGATGACGGCGGAGTTTCTCGCCTATTCGAAATACGTCGGCAATGATCTGTCGACCCCGCGCCCCGGCCTGCGCTTTCCGGGGCTGAAGCCGGGCGATCAATGGTGCCTCTGCGCGCTGCGCTTCCTGCAGGCCCATGACGAGGGCTGCGCGCCGAAGGTGCAACTCGACTCCACCCATCAGCGCGCGCTGGAAGTGGTGTCGCTGGACATCCTCGAACAGCATAAAGCCGACTGA
- a CDS encoding AI-2E family transporter, with translation MALPVRDQMKYWGVAAIIFAVVLWYLGNVLLPFILGGAIAYFLDPVADRLERMGLSRAMATMVITLAAILIFVILALAVIPTLVRQAGDLIETAPQLFRDLRDFLGTHFPSLVVEGSPMREALVSIGQTVQERGAELLNTALSSAMSVINILMLFVIVPVVAVYLLLDWDRMVARVDELLPRDHVSVIRQIASEIDATLAGFVRGMGSVCLILGCYYAIALALVGLNFGLVVGVIAGLLTFIPYVGAIIGGALAIGLALFQFWGEWYWIAAVAGIFFLGQFLEGNFLTPKLVGSSIGLHPVWLILALSVFGTLFGFVGMLVAVPLAAALGVIMRFVIDQYKDSRLYRGLEHDREAP, from the coding sequence ATGGCGCTCCCCGTGCGTGATCAGATGAAGTACTGGGGCGTTGCGGCCATCATCTTTGCCGTGGTGCTTTGGTATCTGGGCAACGTCCTGCTGCCGTTCATTCTTGGCGGCGCCATCGCCTATTTCCTCGACCCCGTGGCCGACCGGCTGGAACGGATGGGTCTGAGCCGGGCCATGGCGACCATGGTGATCACCCTCGCCGCGATCCTGATCTTCGTCATCCTCGCGCTCGCCGTGATCCCGACGCTGGTCCGGCAGGCGGGCGACCTGATCGAAACCGCGCCGCAGCTGTTCCGCGACCTGCGCGATTTTCTCGGCACGCATTTCCCGTCGCTGGTGGTTGAAGGCAGCCCGATGCGCGAGGCGCTCGTCTCGATCGGCCAGACCGTGCAGGAGCGCGGGGCCGAACTGCTGAACACCGCGCTCAGCTCGGCGATGTCGGTGATCAACATCCTGATGCTCTTTGTCATCGTACCGGTGGTGGCGGTCTATCTGCTGCTCGACTGGGATCGCATGGTGGCCCGCGTCGATGAGCTTTTGCCGCGCGACCATGTTTCGGTGATCCGCCAAATCGCCAGCGAGATCGACGCCACACTGGCCGGTTTCGTGCGCGGCATGGGCTCGGTCTGCCTGATCCTCGGCTGCTATTATGCCATTGCGCTGGCGCTGGTCGGGCTAAACTTCGGCCTTGTGGTCGGGGTGATCGCCGGGCTTTTGACCTTCATCCCCTATGTGGGCGCGATCATCGGCGGGGCGCTGGCCATCGGGCTGGCACTGTTCCAGTTCTGGGGCGAGTGGTACTGGATCGCCGCCGTGGCGGGCATCTTCTTCCTCGGCCAGTTCCTTGAGGGCAATTTCCTCACACCCAAGCTGGTGGGCAGCTCGATCGGGCTGCATCCGGTGTGGCTGATCCTCGCGCTGTCGGTCTTCGGCACGCTCTTTGGCTTTGTCGGGATGCTGGTCGCCGTGCCGCTGGCGGCGGCGCTGGGGGTGATCATGCGCTTCGTGATCGACCAGTACAAAGACAGCCGCCTTTATCGCGGCCTCGAGCACGACCGAGAGGCCCCATGA
- a CDS encoding ZIP family metal transporter — protein MQDILWGVGGGMIAAIATTAGAIPALVGRKMTQATSDMMLGFAAGVMLSASYFSLIIPGIDVAQEQTGSVWIAAAIAACGIAFGSGFVAWLNHAIPHEHFKTGPEGGADQATFARIWLFVLAISIHNFPEGLSIGVAYGVDRTNGFSVMTGISLQDMPEGLAVAVALVGLGYSRSKALLYTALTGLVEPVGALLGVVAVSVSSVLLPWGLTFAAGAMLYIISHEIVPETHRNGHQKRATTGLLFGLILMMFLDVTLG, from the coding sequence ATGCAGGACATTCTCTGGGGCGTCGGTGGCGGCATGATCGCCGCGATTGCCACCACGGCAGGGGCGATCCCGGCGCTGGTCGGACGCAAGATGACGCAGGCGACCTCGGACATGATGCTGGGCTTTGCCGCCGGGGTCATGCTGTCAGCCTCTTACTTCTCGCTGATCATTCCGGGCATCGACGTGGCGCAGGAACAGACCGGCTCGGTCTGGATCGCCGCCGCCATCGCCGCCTGCGGCATCGCCTTCGGCTCGGGCTTCGTGGCGTGGCTCAACCACGCGATTCCGCACGAGCATTTCAAGACCGGCCCCGAGGGCGGGGCGGATCAGGCGACCTTCGCGCGGATCTGGCTGTTCGTTCTGGCGATCTCGATCCACAATTTCCCCGAAGGCCTGTCGATCGGCGTCGCTTACGGTGTCGACCGGACCAACGGCTTTTCGGTGATGACCGGTATCTCGCTGCAGGACATGCCCGAGGGGCTGGCCGTGGCGGTGGCCTTGGTGGGGCTGGGCTATTCCCGCAGCAAGGCGCTGCTCTACACCGCGCTCACCGGGCTGGTCGAGCCGGTAGGGGCGCTGCTGGGCGTGGTCGCGGTCTCGGTCAGTTCGGTGCTGCTGCCCTGGGGCCTGACCTTCGCGGCGGGCGCGATGCTTTACATCATCAGCCATGAGATCGTGCCCGAGACCCACCGCAACGGCCACCAGAAGCGGGCGACTACGGGGCTGCTCTTTGGCCTGATCCTGATGATGTTCCTTGACGTGACGCTGGGCTGA
- a CDS encoding MFS transporter, whose amino-acid sequence MSVLSDLRMIRAPLAGFAGIGVCWGVFAGSVPVVMAQTGLGDGGFATAMLISTCGAIAAMWLAPWAEERLRRWAMPVFIALLACGFALPGLATSGVQFGAIMLCCAAAAGTVDVAMNAQLSHLEAKSGRPLMNLAHGGYSLVYACAALTAGIARGAGLPLWSIFMGAALVTLAMALVARGGAVLPHHGSAAPGSDARGPLPWVVVVLAGVVICIGFLAEQATEAWSALHLERNLGAGAVGGALAPTLLGLTMGAGRLAGQGVIGRLNGAGVLGAGAGLAAFGALVAALAPTALIGWAGFAVLGFGVSVLAPMAYAWMGGRVTPRARALAVSRATVIGYAGFFLGPPLMGGLSEVFGLRAAFGAVALLLLAVPLVLLPLMARR is encoded by the coding sequence ATGAGCGTTTTGAGTGATCTGCGGATGATCCGCGCGCCGCTGGCGGGCTTTGCCGGGATCGGCGTGTGCTGGGGGGTGTTTGCGGGCAGCGTGCCCGTGGTCATGGCGCAGACCGGGCTTGGCGATGGCGGTTTCGCCACGGCGATGCTGATCTCGACCTGCGGCGCGATCGCTGCCATGTGGCTGGCGCCATGGGCGGAAGAGCGGCTGCGCCGCTGGGCCATGCCGGTGTTCATCGCGCTTCTGGCCTGCGGCTTTGCCCTGCCGGGGCTCGCGACCTCGGGCGTGCAGTTTGGCGCGATCATGCTGTGCTGCGCAGCGGCGGCGGGCACGGTCGATGTGGCGATGAACGCGCAGCTGTCGCATCTCGAGGCAAAGTCCGGGCGGCCGCTGATGAACCTCGCCCACGGGGGCTATTCGCTGGTCTATGCCTGCGCGGCGCTGACGGCGGGCATTGCGCGGGGGGCGGGGCTGCCGCTGTGGAGCATCTTCATGGGCGCGGCATTGGTGACACTGGCGATGGCGCTGGTGGCGCGCGGCGGCGCGGTGCTGCCGCACCATGGGAGCGCCGCGCCGGGATCCGATGCGCGCGGTCCGCTGCCTTGGGTGGTGGTTGTTCTGGCAGGGGTGGTCATCTGCATCGGTTTTCTTGCAGAGCAGGCGACCGAGGCGTGGTCAGCGCTGCATCTGGAGCGCAACCTTGGTGCAGGCGCCGTGGGCGGCGCGTTGGCGCCGACGCTGCTGGGGCTGACCATGGGTGCCGGACGGCTTGCCGGGCAGGGGGTGATCGGGCGGCTCAACGGCGCGGGCGTGCTGGGGGCCGGGGCTGGGCTTGCCGCCTTCGGTGCGCTGGTGGCGGCGCTGGCGCCGACGGCGCTGATTGGCTGGGCGGGCTTTGCGGTGCTGGGCTTTGGCGTCTCGGTGCTGGCACCCATGGCCTATGCATGGATGGGCGGGCGGGTGACGCCCCGGGCGCGTGCCTTAGCGGTCAGCCGCGCGACGGTGATCGGTTATGCGGGGTTCTTCCTTGGGCCGCCGCTGATGGGCGGGCTGTCCGAGGTCTTCGGCCTGCGCGCCGCCTTCGGCGCGGTGGCGCTGCTTTTGCTGGCGGTGCCGCTGGTGCTGCTGCCATTGATGGCGCGACGCTAG
- a CDS encoding antibiotic biosynthesis monooxygenase family protein, with protein MYLTMNRFKVVPERAAEFEEVWAQRDSQLKSVPGFRSFALLKGPEREDHILYASHTVWEDEESFIAWTKSEAFRMAHKGAKSREGMYRGGPELEIFSAVQVLE; from the coding sequence ATGTATCTCACGATGAACCGCTTCAAGGTGGTGCCCGAGCGGGCGGCGGAGTTCGAAGAGGTCTGGGCGCAGCGCGACAGCCAGCTCAAGAGCGTGCCCGGCTTCCGCAGCTTCGCGCTACTCAAGGGGCCGGAGCGCGAGGACCATATCCTCTATGCCTCGCACACGGTCTGGGAGGATGAGGAAAGCTTCATCGCGTGGACCAAGAGCGAGGCTTTCCGCATGGCCCACAAAGGCGCGAAGAGCCGCGAGGGCATGTATCGCGGCGGGCCCGAGCTTGAGATTTTCTCGGCGGTGCAGGTGCTGGAGTAG
- the pth gene encoding aminoacyl-tRNA hydrolase gives MQIFVGLGNPGGKYAKTRHNIGFMAVDRIAEDHGFSPWRARFQGEVAEGRLGTEKVLLLKPQTFMNLSGQSVGEAMRFFKLEPGDVTVFHDELDLAPGKCRVKTGGGHAGHNGLRSIHQHIGEAYHRIRLGIGHPGRKEAVAGYVLHEFAKAEEGWLDDLMRGISDGAKALASGDKPGFQNAVALRVAPPRSSQGTGQKGAGQKTAGKPGSNTPTAKDGDAAKPQAAPEAATEDSRSPLQKLADKFR, from the coding sequence GTGCAGATTTTCGTGGGTCTGGGCAATCCCGGCGGCAAATACGCGAAGACGCGGCACAATATCGGCTTCATGGCCGTCGACCGGATCGCCGAGGATCACGGCTTCTCGCCGTGGCGCGCGCGGTTTCAGGGCGAGGTGGCCGAAGGCCGGCTCGGCACCGAGAAGGTGCTGCTGCTGAAGCCGCAGACCTTCATGAACCTCTCGGGGCAATCGGTCGGCGAGGCGATGCGCTTCTTCAAGCTCGAGCCGGGCGATGTGACCGTGTTCCACGACGAACTTGACCTCGCGCCGGGCAAATGCCGGGTGAAGACCGGCGGCGGCCATGCAGGCCACAACGGGCTGCGCTCGATCCACCAGCACATCGGCGAGGCCTATCACCGCATTCGCCTCGGCATCGGTCATCCGGGCCGCAAAGAGGCGGTGGCGGGCTATGTGCTGCACGAGTTCGCCAAGGCCGAGGAAGGCTGGCTGGACGATCTGATGCGCGGCATCTCCGACGGTGCCAAGGCGCTGGCGTCGGGTGACAAGCCCGGCTTCCAGAACGCCGTGGCGCTGCGCGTGGCGCCGCCGCGCTCCTCGCAAGGAACCGGTCAAAAGGGTGCGGGCCAGAAGACCGCGGGCAAGCCGGGCAGCAACACGCCCACCGCCAAGGACGGCGATGCCGCCAAGCCGCAAGCTGCGCCCGAAGCCGCGACTGAGGACAGCCGCAGCCCGCTGCAAAAACTGGCGGACAAGTTTCGCTGA
- a CDS encoding 50S ribosomal protein L25/general stress protein Ctc, which produces MAGEIPDLEALERSGTGKGAARQARRDGMVPGIVFGGEADPLAIQIPFNTLLKRLKAGRFKSTLFNLKVDGHDDVRVICRDVQRDVVKDLPTHFDLMRLRRTSRINLFIHVDFINEEQAPGLKRGGVLTIVRQEVELNVLAGDIPDHITVDLAGKQIGDVIHINDVVLPEGAKPTIDRNFVIANLSAPRGLVEAEAEEGEEEAAAEE; this is translated from the coding sequence ATGGCTGGTGAGATTCCTGATCTCGAAGCCCTGGAACGGTCGGGGACGGGCAAGGGCGCCGCTCGGCAGGCCCGCCGCGACGGCATGGTTCCGGGGATTGTTTTTGGTGGCGAAGCAGACCCGCTTGCTATCCAGATCCCGTTCAACACGCTGCTCAAGCGCCTGAAAGCAGGCCGCTTCAAGTCGACCCTGTTCAACCTCAAGGTTGACGGCCACGACGACGTGCGCGTGATCTGCCGCGACGTTCAGCGCGATGTGGTGAAGGACCTTCCGACCCACTTCGACCTGATGCGTCTGCGTCGCACCTCGCGCATCAACCTGTTCATCCACGTTGATTTCATCAACGAAGAGCAGGCACCGGGCCTGAAGCGCGGCGGCGTTCTGACCATCGTGCGTCAGGAAGTCGAACTGAACGTTCTCGCCGGCGATATCCCGGACCACATCACTGTGGACCTGGCAGGCAAGCAGATCGGTGATGTCATCCACATCAACGACGTCGTGCTGCCGGAAGGCGCAAAGCCGACCATCGACCGTAACTTCGTGATCGCCAACCTCTCCGCTCCGCGCGGTCTGGTTGAAGCCGAGGCCGAAGAAGGCGAAGAAGAAGCCGCCGCAGAGGAATAA